One region of Brevinematales bacterium genomic DNA includes:
- the lnt gene encoding apolipoprotein N-acyltransferase: MKSALKNLFRYLCWIFSGLLLAMSFPNTGLPILGFVALIPAIYRSYVDGYISVTFGSFLFSIVFWIYTVDWFSSFHPLAPIGIMIPLYLYTMMPFVIFSAISKSSSENIILVFPFIWTAFEYLRGNGFWSLPLIYLAHTQYHFALTDNIVISTILGAIPSIAKLFGVFGVSFTVALFNSLILILALKITNKQLHLSTINVALTVIISLLISLFVFYLTDTITVPNTTNLLITIASFLIILTTTLLLKSSKERVKTLLTYYPIIIMLSSTLLGGYIFTDTISKYEKSKSYTVSFGLLQPNFSPWDKLLARDFEKLNEVLKLYKEASKNSDIVVGCESILRDPINYYYAFGESFGIKAMNISKEVGKPIILTYPHRESYLTNTIIIRNGQPIQIVSEITIYYNSALFFDKEGKPTVRYDKVHTVPFGEWTPFSEYIPPLRQAINAIVGGDITPGKEFIKVSVELKPSIIVNLGPIICFEDLYPYITKKLARMKVDVFINMTNDGWANSIKSQWQHLIGAMFRAIETGIPLIRATNTGKTAVILPYGKIISTIDDFQNGYMIGQVKITKIKTFFSVIGDYLFLVILLVTNLLILVEKIRKIY; encoded by the coding sequence ATGAAATCAGCTTTAAAAAATTTATTCAGATACTTATGTTGGATATTTTCAGGATTACTACTCGCAATGTCATTCCCAAACACTGGTCTACCTATACTAGGATTTGTTGCTTTGATACCAGCAATATACAGAAGTTATGTTGACGGATATATATCAGTGACGTTTGGTTCATTCCTGTTTTCAATTGTGTTTTGGATTTATACCGTAGATTGGTTCTCATCATTCCATCCACTAGCTCCAATTGGTATAATGATACCACTATACTTGTACACAATGATGCCTTTTGTAATATTTTCAGCAATATCAAAAAGTTCAAGTGAAAACATCATATTAGTATTTCCCTTCATATGGACTGCTTTTGAATACCTAAGAGGTAATGGCTTTTGGTCCCTACCTCTTATATATTTAGCTCACACTCAATACCACTTTGCGTTAACAGATAATATTGTTATATCAACAATACTTGGAGCTATACCTTCGATAGCAAAGCTTTTTGGAGTATTTGGTGTAAGCTTCACAGTTGCACTTTTTAATAGTCTAATACTGATACTAGCACTAAAAATAACAAATAAACAGTTACATCTATCAACAATAAACGTAGCTTTAACTGTAATAATTTCGCTACTTATTAGTCTTTTTGTCTTTTATCTAACAGATACAATTACTGTCCCCAACACAACAAACTTATTGATAACCATCGCAAGCTTCTTAATAATCCTTACTACAACCCTACTACTGAAATCTAGTAAAGAAAGAGTAAAAACTCTTCTTACATATTACCCGATTATAATAATGCTTTCAAGTACTTTACTAGGTGGATACATATTTACGGATACAATTTCAAAATATGAAAAATCAAAAAGTTATACTGTAAGTTTTGGTCTTCTGCAACCCAATTTTTCACCTTGGGATAAATTGTTAGCAAGAGATTTTGAAAAACTTAATGAAGTATTGAAACTTTACAAAGAAGCAAGTAAAAACTCTGATATTGTTGTTGGATGTGAAAGTATATTAAGAGATCCTATCAACTACTACTACGCATTTGGCGAGAGCTTTGGAATAAAAGCAATGAACATAAGTAAAGAAGTAGGTAAACCAATAATACTAACATATCCTCATAGAGAGAGCTACTTAACTAACACTATCATAATACGAAACGGTCAACCAATTCAAATAGTCTCAGAGATAACCATATACTACAATAGTGCATTATTCTTTGACAAAGAAGGTAAACCAACTGTTAGATATGATAAGGTACATACAGTACCCTTCGGAGAATGGACACCTTTTTCAGAGTATATACCACCTCTAAGACAAGCTATAAATGCAATTGTTGGTGGAGATATAACTCCTGGCAAAGAATTTATAAAAGTCTCCGTTGAACTCAAACCTAGTATAATAGTTAACCTTGGACCTATAATATGTTTTGAAGATCTATATCCATACATAACTAAGAAACTTGCTAGAATGAAAGTAGATGTCTTTATTAATATGACAAACGATGGATGGGCTAATAGTATTAAAAGTCAATGGCAACACCTCATAGGTGCTATGTTCAGAGCAATAGAAACAGGAATACCTCTAATCAGAGCAACTAACACAGGAAAAACTGCAGTAATACTACCATACGGTAAAATAATATCAACTATCGATGACTTTCAAAATGGTTATATGATAGGCCAAGTAAAAATAACAAAGATTAAAACATTTTTTAGCGTAATAGGTGACTACCTATTTCTAGTAATACTCTTAGTAACAAATCTACTCATATTGGTAGAGAAAATACGAAAAATATACTAA